In Gemmatimonadaceae bacterium, a single genomic region encodes these proteins:
- a CDS encoding P1 family peptidase, whose protein sequence is MAIVRSVSIVAALLPLAAAALGAQTQTPRRARQLGIAPGIFRPGANNAITDVGGVLVGQATVDDGDSIHTGVTAILPHAGNVFTARVPAAIVVGNGFGKLLGVTQVDELGELETPILLTCTLCVWRAADAMVAWLLAQPGMESVRSINPVVGETNDGTLNAIRSRPIAPADVVKALESARSGPVDEGSVGAGRGTIAFGWKGGIGTASRVLPHSLGGWTVGVLVQTNYGGILQVDGAPVGRELGQYSFKHDVDDQSANGSCMIVVATDAPVLDRNLRRLASRAIMGLARTGSFASNGSGDYVIAFSADSVLRRGADQRRPDVTELTNEEMSPLFEAVVEATEEAVYNSLFMATPVTNSQGRTIEPVPIDRVQAILKKYGHQ, encoded by the coding sequence ATGGCCATTGTGCGATCGGTGTCCATCGTTGCCGCGCTGCTGCCGCTGGCCGCGGCCGCCCTCGGGGCGCAGACCCAGACCCCACGGCGGGCGCGCCAGCTCGGGATCGCGCCTGGCATCTTCCGGCCGGGCGCGAACAATGCCATCACCGACGTGGGCGGCGTGCTCGTGGGGCAGGCCACGGTGGACGACGGCGACTCGATCCACACCGGCGTCACGGCCATCCTGCCGCACGCCGGCAACGTGTTCACTGCCCGCGTGCCCGCGGCGATCGTGGTCGGCAACGGGTTCGGCAAGCTGCTCGGCGTGACCCAGGTGGATGAACTGGGGGAACTCGAGACGCCCATCCTGCTCACCTGCACGCTGTGCGTCTGGCGCGCCGCGGATGCGATGGTGGCCTGGCTGCTCGCACAACCCGGCATGGAGAGCGTACGCTCCATCAACCCCGTGGTGGGGGAAACGAACGACGGCACGCTCAACGCGATCCGGTCGCGGCCCATCGCACCGGCCGACGTGGTGAAAGCGCTGGAGTCGGCGCGGAGCGGACCGGTGGACGAGGGGAGCGTCGGCGCCGGACGTGGGACAATCGCTTTTGGGTGGAAGGGCGGTATCGGCACCGCGTCGCGCGTATTACCCCATTCGCTGGGCGGCTGGACCGTGGGCGTCCTCGTGCAGACCAACTACGGCGGCATTCTCCAAGTGGACGGTGCGCCGGTGGGGCGCGAACTCGGCCAGTACTCGTTCAAGCACGACGTGGACGACCAGAGCGCCAACGGGTCGTGCATGATCGTCGTGGCCACCGATGCGCCGGTCCTCGACCGGAATCTGCGCCGGCTGGCCAGCCGGGCCATCATGGGTTTGGCGCGCACCGGGTCGTTCGCCTCGAACGGTTCGGGCGACTACGTGATCGCCTTTTCCGCGGACTCCGTGCTCCGCCGCGGCGCCGACCAACGGCGGCCCGACGTGACGGAGTTGACCAACGAGGAGATGTCGCCGCTGTTCGAAGCCGTCGTCGAAGCCACGGAGGAGGCGGTCTACAATTCGCTGTTCATGGCCACGCCGGTCACGAATTCCCAGGGCCGGACGATCGAGCCGGTACCCATTGACCGCGTGCAGGCAATCCTCAAGAAGTACGGACACCAATAG
- a CDS encoding ATP-binding protein has protein sequence MASHERQVTILALASPLPALAIALTLLWTGGFEPRTQWSLTVLLVALWLSLAFTLRERVVRPLQTLSNMLAAIREQDYSLRGRRASTGDALGLAMLELNSLMDELRERRLGALEATALLQRVMAEIDVAVFAFDDAGALRVVNASGERLLGQPPERLLGRRAEELGLGECLRGDAPRVVELALGAQRGRWEVRRGAFRQGGRPHQFVVLADVSRALREEERKAWQRLVRVLGHEINNSITPIKSLAEQFQEMLRRRAPDAAAREDMQRGMGVIANRSEALTRFLASYTKLAKLPAPRLAPISVGAWVNRIVQLETRLSVEIIPGPPVTLLADGDQLDQLLINLVRNAVDAALETSGGVRVTWSRERAHFEVVVQDDGPGLPHTTNLFVPFFTTKPGGTGIGLVLSQQIAEAHGGSLTLVDRTDGHGCEARLILPC, from the coding sequence ATGGCGTCGCACGAACGCCAGGTCACGATCCTCGCGCTGGCCTCGCCGCTCCCGGCGCTGGCCATCGCGCTCACGCTGCTCTGGACGGGCGGGTTCGAGCCGCGCACCCAGTGGTCGCTCACCGTCCTGCTCGTAGCGCTCTGGCTCTCGCTCGCGTTCACGCTCCGCGAACGCGTCGTGCGTCCCCTCCAGACGCTGTCCAACATGCTGGCCGCCATTCGCGAGCAGGACTACTCCCTGCGTGGCCGGCGGGCCAGCACGGGCGACGCCCTGGGTCTCGCCATGCTCGAGTTGAATTCGCTGATGGATGAGCTGCGCGAGCGCCGCCTGGGAGCGCTCGAAGCCACCGCCCTGCTCCAACGCGTGATGGCCGAGATCGACGTAGCCGTGTTCGCGTTCGACGATGCCGGCGCCCTCCGCGTGGTGAACGCGAGCGGCGAACGGCTGCTCGGCCAACCCCCAGAACGGTTGCTCGGGCGGCGGGCCGAGGAACTCGGACTGGGCGAGTGTCTGCGCGGCGACGCACCGCGTGTCGTGGAACTGGCGCTCGGCGCTCAACGCGGCCGGTGGGAGGTACGGCGCGGCGCCTTCCGCCAGGGCGGCCGCCCCCACCAATTCGTGGTGCTCGCTGACGTGAGCCGCGCGCTGCGCGAGGAAGAGCGCAAGGCCTGGCAGCGGCTGGTGCGCGTACTGGGCCACGAGATCAACAACTCGATCACCCCCATCAAGTCCCTCGCCGAGCAATTCCAGGAGATGCTGCGACGGCGAGCGCCAGACGCCGCGGCGCGGGAGGACATGCAGCGCGGGATGGGGGTGATCGCCAACCGGTCGGAGGCGCTCACCCGTTTCCTCGCCTCGTACACCAAGCTGGCCAAACTCCCGGCCCCACGGCTGGCCCCGATCAGCGTGGGCGCCTGGGTCAATCGCATCGTGCAGCTCGAGACGCGACTGTCTGTGGAGATCATCCCGGGTCCGCCGGTCACGCTGCTCGCCGACGGCGATCAGCTCGATCAACTGCTCATCAATCTCGTGCGCAACGCGGTGGACGCCGCCCTCGAGACCAGCGGGGGCGTGCGGGTCACCTGGTCCCGCGAGCGCGCCCACTTCGAAGTCGTGGTGCAGGACGACGGTCCGGGACTGCCGCATACGACCAATCTGTTCGTGCCGTTCTTCACCACGAAGCCCGGCGGAACCGGGATCGGGCTGGTGCTGTCACAGCAGATCGCCGAGGCGCACGGTGGATCGTTGACGCTCGTCGACCGGACGGATGGGCACGGGTGCGAGGCACGGCTGATACTCCCGTGTTGA
- a CDS encoding ABC transporter permease, which yields MNDLRLALRSLRKRPLFAAVAIVTLALSIGATTTLFTIVNAVLLRPLSYPDAGRIVSISERQDGHDQQVARVRDYYAWRHASAVAALAMYGGTSRVVSLGESPDRMGGQSVAASFFSVFEARPALGRTFRQDEDVDGGPDVVVLSDSLWRRLGADPSIVGRTIRLDDRPVAVLGVMPRGFQAPRNAWFWVPIQMDSTPDNGSTYYVQIVGRLRAGVSIAAARSEVAGILAHMPVEPVAKGAPLESPRSPVLMTLHDRLYGEMRPALLMLLGAVAFLLLIACANVANLLLARGAARQREFAVRVALGASRWRLARQLLWESVVVSVAGGALGLLVPLWTLDFFLRIGPASMSRVGDIHVNGTVLAFTAALSILTGVAFGLIPAVATTGRNTYRALKEGGVRSTGTTTQRRIRRALVVTELTIALVVLTGAGLLTRSFERAVSVDVGFQPAHALELELYLTSKAFPTESLATRFFDRTAEEIAALPGVTSVGYADAAGIDGYHATIRSFRPGTQTTGPPIALEHVSAGFMKAFGSKLVAGRLIDARDQAGSERVAVVSEAAAEALYSGKPAIGKTVFIGDRRGNATIVGIAENLQLPGSTQPRLPQIYAPITQASTSPYVVAVRYSGNAAPLLAAIRHMIAGYDPLQLGASVAPMQDQLDQFVAPRRFNSVVIDAFAALALVLAAVGLYGVMAYQVAQRTQELGIRMALGADRRRVLGFVLREGMGLALLGTVCGIALSLALSRFLAGMLFGVTPHDLPTFAGVSATLIAVALAACYLPARRATRVDPMVALRYE from the coding sequence ATGAACGACCTGCGCCTCGCGCTTCGCTCGCTCCGCAAACGTCCGCTGTTCGCGGCGGTGGCGATCGTCACCTTGGCCCTCAGCATCGGCGCGACGACCACGCTGTTCACGATCGTGAACGCGGTGCTGCTCCGCCCGCTGTCGTATCCGGATGCCGGGCGGATCGTGTCGATCTCCGAGCGCCAGGACGGCCACGATCAGCAGGTGGCCCGGGTGCGCGACTACTATGCCTGGCGCCACGCTTCCGCAGTCGCTGCGCTGGCGATGTACGGCGGGACGAGCCGCGTGGTCAGCCTCGGCGAGTCGCCCGATCGCATGGGCGGGCAGAGCGTTGCGGCGTCGTTCTTCTCGGTGTTCGAGGCGCGGCCGGCTTTGGGCCGCACATTCCGCCAAGACGAGGACGTGGACGGCGGGCCGGATGTGGTCGTGCTTTCGGATTCGCTGTGGCGGCGGCTCGGCGCCGACCCGTCCATCGTCGGCCGCACGATCCGACTCGACGACCGCCCGGTGGCAGTGCTCGGCGTCATGCCCCGCGGGTTCCAGGCGCCGAGGAATGCGTGGTTCTGGGTGCCGATCCAGATGGACTCGACGCCGGACAATGGCTCGACGTACTACGTCCAGATCGTGGGCCGGCTCAGGGCGGGCGTCTCGATCGCCGCCGCACGATCGGAGGTCGCAGGCATTCTCGCGCACATGCCGGTCGAGCCAGTCGCCAAGGGGGCGCCGCTGGAGAGTCCCCGCTCGCCGGTGCTGATGACGCTGCACGACCGCCTGTACGGCGAGATGCGCCCCGCCCTGCTCATGCTGCTCGGCGCGGTGGCGTTCCTGTTGCTCATTGCCTGCGCCAACGTGGCGAACCTGCTGCTCGCGCGCGGTGCGGCGCGGCAGCGCGAGTTCGCGGTGCGGGTGGCGCTCGGCGCCTCGCGCTGGCGGCTGGCCCGCCAGCTCCTCTGGGAGAGCGTCGTCGTGAGCGTCGCAGGCGGCGCGCTCGGCTTGCTCGTTCCGCTGTGGACCCTGGACTTCTTCCTGCGGATCGGCCCAGCCAGCATGTCGCGCGTGGGCGACATTCACGTGAACGGCACGGTGCTGGCATTCACCGCCGCGCTGTCGATTCTGACGGGAGTGGCGTTCGGTTTGATTCCGGCCGTTGCGACAACGGGAAGGAATACGTACCGTGCGCTCAAGGAGGGCGGCGTGCGGAGCACCGGAACCACGACGCAGCGGCGTATCCGCCGGGCGCTGGTGGTCACGGAGCTGACCATCGCTCTGGTCGTGCTCACGGGCGCCGGCCTGCTCACGCGCAGCTTCGAGCGGGCGGTGTCGGTGGATGTTGGGTTCCAGCCGGCGCATGCGCTCGAACTCGAGTTGTACCTGACCAGCAAGGCGTTTCCGACGGAGTCGCTGGCGACGCGGTTCTTCGACCGCACGGCTGAGGAGATCGCGGCACTGCCCGGCGTCACGTCTGTCGGGTACGCCGACGCTGCCGGGATCGACGGGTACCACGCGACGATCCGCAGCTTTCGTCCGGGCACGCAGACCACTGGCCCGCCCATCGCGCTCGAGCACGTGAGCGCCGGTTTCATGAAGGCGTTCGGGTCGAAGCTCGTGGCCGGCCGGCTCATTGATGCACGCGATCAGGCGGGGAGCGAGCGCGTGGCGGTGGTGAGCGAGGCCGCCGCCGAGGCGCTCTATTCGGGGAAGCCAGCGATCGGGAAGACAGTGTTCATCGGCGACCGGCGGGGTAATGCGACGATCGTCGGGATCGCCGAGAATCTGCAACTGCCCGGCTCCACCCAGCCCCGCCTCCCACAGATCTACGCACCGATCACGCAGGCATCGACGTCGCCCTACGTGGTCGCCGTGCGGTACTCGGGCAACGCCGCTCCCCTGCTGGCCGCGATCCGGCACATGATCGCCGGATACGATCCGCTCCAGCTCGGCGCTTCCGTCGCACCGATGCAGGACCAGCTCGATCAGTTCGTCGCCCCGCGGCGTTTCAACTCGGTCGTGATCGACGCGTTCGCTGCCCTCGCGCTGGTGCTCGCGGCGGTGGGGCTGTACGGCGTGATGGCCTATCAGGTCGCGCAGCGCACACAGGAGCTGGGCATTCGCATGGCACTCGGCGCCGACCGGCGCCGGGTGTTGGGGTTCGTGTTGCGCGAGGGGATGGGGCTCGCACTGCTGGGCACGGTCTGCGGCATCGCGCTCTCGCTCGCGCTGTCGCGATTCCTGGCGGGGATGCTGTTCGGCGTGACGCCGCACGATCTGCCCACGTTCGCCGGCGTGTCAGCCACGCTCATCGCCGTGGCGCTCGCCGCGTGCTATCTCCCCGCCCGCCGGGCGACGCGCGTGGATCCGATGGTCGCCCTGCGGTACGAGTGA
- a CDS encoding sigma-54 dependent transcriptional regulator: MTAPAAARILVADDDRDVLEALRLLLRGEEYEVDTAVSPGALIAGVTTQDFDAVLMDMNYTRDTTGGVEGLDLLTRLQALDATLPVIVMTAWGSIEGAVEALRRGARDYIEKPWNNARLLHVLATQVELSRAIRTSQRLESENRALRPDGAPELIAQSAAMQPVLRLMERIGPSDAGALITGEHGTGKEVVAAWLHAASPRRVRAMVTVNLGGLSEGVFESEMFGHVKGSFTDAKADRMGRFELADGGTLFLDEIANLSLAQQAKLLRVLQTGQMERVGSSKTRRVDVRILAATNADLRTEVAAGRFREDLFFRLNTVELHLPPLRERRDDIPLLATHFLRQFSAHYRRPVSAFSPEAMQALLRYGWPGNVRELAHAVERATLLAQHDALREGDLALQAVGTAAPALEEMSLEDVERVLIGKAMARYEGNVSLAAKALGLSRSALYRRLQRHNL; this comes from the coding sequence ATGACTGCGCCCGCTGCCGCCAGAATCCTCGTCGCCGACGATGACCGCGACGTCCTCGAAGCCCTGCGGCTGCTGCTGCGCGGCGAAGAGTATGAGGTCGACACCGCTGTGTCTCCGGGGGCCCTGATCGCCGGCGTGACCACGCAGGACTTCGACGCCGTGCTCATGGACATGAACTACACGCGCGATACGACCGGGGGTGTGGAAGGGCTCGACCTGCTCACACGCCTTCAGGCGCTGGACGCCACGCTGCCGGTGATCGTGATGACGGCTTGGGGAAGCATTGAGGGCGCGGTGGAGGCACTGCGCCGAGGAGCCCGCGACTACATCGAGAAGCCGTGGAACAACGCACGGCTACTCCACGTACTCGCCACCCAGGTGGAATTGAGCCGCGCCATCCGCACAAGCCAGCGGCTGGAGAGCGAGAATCGCGCGCTCCGCCCCGACGGTGCGCCAGAACTCATCGCCCAATCGGCGGCCATGCAGCCGGTGCTGCGGCTCATGGAGCGCATCGGCCCTTCCGACGCCGGCGCCCTGATCACCGGCGAACACGGCACGGGCAAGGAGGTGGTGGCCGCCTGGCTGCACGCCGCATCGCCACGCCGCGTGCGGGCCATGGTCACGGTCAATTTGGGCGGCCTCTCCGAAGGCGTGTTCGAGAGCGAGATGTTCGGGCACGTGAAGGGCTCGTTCACCGACGCCAAGGCCGACCGCATGGGGCGGTTCGAATTGGCCGACGGCGGCACGCTGTTCCTGGACGAGATCGCCAATCTCTCGCTCGCCCAACAGGCCAAGCTGCTGCGCGTGCTGCAGACGGGACAGATGGAGCGCGTCGGCTCGTCCAAGACGCGCCGCGTGGACGTGCGCATTCTCGCCGCCACGAACGCCGACCTCCGCACCGAGGTGGCGGCGGGCCGGTTCCGCGAGGATCTGTTCTTCCGACTCAATACGGTGGAGCTTCACCTTCCGCCGCTGCGCGAGCGCCGGGACGACATCCCGCTCCTCGCGACGCATTTCCTGCGCCAATTCTCGGCCCATTACCGGCGTCCGGTATCGGCGTTCAGTCCCGAGGCCATGCAGGCGCTGCTCCGCTACGGCTGGCCGGGCAACGTGCGGGAACTGGCGCACGCCGTGGAGCGGGCCACGCTGCTCGCTCAGCACGATGCGCTGCGGGAGGGCGACCTCGCGCTGCAGGCGGTCGGCACCGCGGCCCCCGCTCTCGAAGAGATGAGCCTCGAGGACGTGGAGCGGGTGCTGATCGGCAAGGCGATGGCGCGGTACGAAGGCAACGTCAGCCTCGCCGCCAAGGCACTCGGCCTCTCGCGCAGCGCGCTCTACCGGCGTCTGCAGCGCCACAATCTCTAG
- a CDS encoding ABC transporter ATP-binding protein: protein MATNGQALIQLQGIKKVFYTDEVETHALADVHLEIKQGEYIAISGPSGCGKTTLLSILGLLDTPSDGEYLLDGRPVAGLDAGDRARVRNRQIGFIFQAFNLIGDLTVYENVELPLTYRGMSAAERKERVHGALDRVGMSHRVKHFPAQLSGGQQQRVAVARAVAGDPAILLADEPTGNLDSANGEQVMDLLRELHRNGATICMVTHDPRYAAHADRSVNLFDGRVVDEQPTAPAHA, encoded by the coding sequence ATGGCAACGAATGGGCAGGCGCTCATCCAGCTCCAGGGTATCAAGAAAGTGTTCTACACCGACGAGGTGGAGACACACGCGCTGGCCGACGTGCACCTCGAGATCAAGCAAGGCGAGTACATCGCCATCTCCGGGCCCTCGGGATGCGGAAAGACCACGTTGCTCTCGATCCTCGGGTTGCTCGACACGCCCTCCGACGGCGAGTACCTGCTGGACGGCCGCCCCGTGGCGGGCCTCGACGCCGGCGACCGGGCCCGGGTGCGCAACCGCCAGATCGGGTTCATCTTCCAGGCATTCAACCTGATCGGCGACCTCACGGTATATGAGAATGTGGAGCTCCCGCTCACCTACCGCGGCATGAGCGCCGCCGAGCGCAAGGAGCGCGTGCACGGGGCGCTCGATCGCGTGGGCATGTCGCACCGCGTGAAGCACTTTCCGGCCCAGCTCTCCGGCGGCCAGCAGCAACGCGTGGCCGTAGCGCGGGCCGTGGCCGGCGACCCGGCCATCCTCCTCGCCGACGAGCCGACCGGGAACCTCGACTCGGCCAACGGCGAGCAGGTCATGGATCTGCTCCGCGAGCTGCACCGCAACGGCGCCACGATCTGCATGGTGACGCACGATCCCCGCTACGCGGCGCACGCCGATCGCTCCGTCAATCTGTTCGACGGCCGCGTGGTGGACGAGCAGCCGACCGCGCCGGCGCACGCCTGA
- a CDS encoding pyridoxal-dependent decarboxylase, whose translation MRSSPLDLDEETMRRLGRQVTDLVAGHLAAVRAEPVQHPLGRAQARPLVALAARAPELATPFEDILAVLRDRVFPYHAREPHPRFMGYVPSSPTFPAVLGDWIATGYNFFAGVWSVAAGPNEVELTVLEWFRQWLGMPAGASGLLTSGGSNATLTAVVAARHAALGERTEGLPRLVMYCSDQAHSSVARAAWIAGIPRGNVRAVESDARFRLRVDVLNAAIARDRAAGLQPFLVVGNGGATNTGAVDPLREIADVAAREKLWYHIDAAYAGFAVLTERGRALLGGIETADSVTLDPHKWLYVPFECGCLMVREPRKLAAAFHVLPEYLKDVEARNEDVNFADYGEQLTRYSRAFKVWVSVNYFGLGAIRGAIERCMQLADLAERLVRDAPDLEVLSPAQFGVVCFRVHPPGVNDPVALDALNERVNAAVNGSGEVLMSSTRLRGVYSLRLCILNFRTTEDDVAAVIGMVRSETLKTT comes from the coding sequence GTGAGGTCGTCTCCTCTCGATCTGGACGAGGAGACGATGCGCCGGCTGGGCCGTCAGGTGACCGACCTGGTGGCCGGCCATCTGGCAGCGGTGCGCGCCGAGCCGGTTCAGCACCCGCTCGGTCGTGCCCAGGCCCGCCCGCTCGTCGCGCTTGCGGCTCGCGCGCCCGAGCTGGCAACGCCGTTCGAGGACATTCTCGCCGTGCTCCGGGACCGGGTGTTCCCCTACCACGCGCGCGAGCCGCATCCGCGGTTCATGGGGTACGTGCCGAGTAGTCCGACCTTTCCGGCGGTGCTCGGCGACTGGATCGCCACCGGCTACAACTTCTTCGCCGGCGTGTGGTCGGTGGCGGCCGGGCCCAACGAGGTCGAACTCACGGTACTCGAGTGGTTCCGGCAGTGGCTCGGCATGCCGGCGGGGGCGAGCGGGCTGCTGACGTCGGGCGGCTCCAACGCCACGCTCACCGCCGTGGTAGCGGCCCGGCACGCCGCGCTCGGCGAGCGCACGGAAGGGCTTCCCCGCCTCGTCATGTACTGCTCCGACCAGGCGCACTCATCGGTGGCGCGGGCGGCATGGATCGCCGGCATTCCGCGTGGCAACGTGCGAGCCGTGGAGAGCGATGCCCGATTCCGGTTGCGCGTCGACGTGTTGAACGCGGCCATCGCGCGAGACCGGGCGGCGGGACTGCAACCGTTCCTCGTTGTCGGAAACGGCGGCGCGACGAACACGGGTGCCGTGGACCCGCTTCGCGAGATCGCGGACGTGGCCGCACGCGAGAAGCTCTGGTACCACATCGACGCCGCCTATGCGGGATTCGCCGTGCTCACCGAGCGCGGCCGCGCGCTCCTGGGCGGAATCGAGACGGCCGACAGCGTCACGCTCGATCCACATAAATGGTTGTACGTGCCGTTCGAGTGCGGATGCCTGATGGTGCGCGAGCCGCGCAAGCTCGCGGCGGCGTTTCACGTGCTGCCCGAATACCTGAAGGACGTCGAGGCGCGCAATGAGGACGTGAACTTCGCCGACTATGGCGAGCAACTCACGCGGTATTCGCGCGCGTTCAAGGTCTGGGTGTCCGTGAACTATTTCGGACTGGGGGCGATCCGCGGGGCGATCGAGCGGTGCATGCAACTTGCCGATCTCGCCGAACGACTGGTGCGCGACGCGCCGGACCTCGAGGTGCTCTCGCCGGCGCAGTTCGGGGTCGTGTGCTTCCGGGTGCACCCACCGGGGGTGAATGATCCGGTGGCCCTGGACGCGCTCAACGAGCGGGTGAATGCGGCGGTGAACGGCAGCGGCGAGGTGCTGATGTCGTCCACGAGGCTGCGCGGCGTCTATTCGCTCCGGCTGTGCATCCTGAACTTTCGGACGACGGAAGACGATGTGGCGGCGGTGATCGGAATGGTGCGGTCGGAAACGCTGAAGACCACCTGA
- a CDS encoding O-antigen ligase family protein: MASTTSTLPSSPDSGAPSAARAAIVLIGLGALAVGLVASPYKSFDLDRFFVPKELALHLAALCLGPLALWRRRRLGYSGVDLLLALFLALSAVSAVFTTNHWLAERSLAVTWSSLVVFWSATAIAAGQPARERAVVGALVLTVLMVAATSLLQAYGVDSTFFSANRAPGGTLGNRNFVAHLAAIAAPLLVVAAVGARRRFSSVMATLALALVSGVLVLSRTRAAWIALAACVIVLLPGVWRARARWQVTGMRRRLALIAIVVAGSVTAAVFLPNSLSWRSKSPYLDSVKNMADFSQGSGRGRLVQYTNTLKLALHHPLLGVGPGNWAVEYPAIVKRSDPSLDDETGMTANPWPSSDWMAFISERGIPAVALLALALLGLLADAGRQMFRARDLEGYLRGLALAGAVIATGIVGMFDAVLLLPAPALIAFAAFGALRSPPERRSLAVSGRMRAALLSCLVLAGVAASVRSAGMLDAMRQYEHGALTAAAHEDPGSYRIWMRLAEAAQARGRCDLARSHATAALALFPYAPAPRRLLAECRRSVMR; this comes from the coding sequence ATGGCATCCACGACCTCCACCCTCCCTTCGTCCCCGGACTCCGGTGCGCCGTCTGCCGCTCGGGCTGCCATCGTCCTGATCGGACTGGGCGCGCTCGCAGTGGGGCTGGTCGCGTCCCCGTACAAGTCGTTCGACCTCGACCGGTTCTTCGTGCCCAAGGAACTGGCGCTGCATCTCGCGGCGCTCTGCCTGGGGCCGCTGGCCCTCTGGCGACGCCGGCGCCTGGGGTATTCCGGCGTGGACCTGTTGCTCGCGCTCTTTCTGGCCCTGAGCGCGGTGTCGGCGGTCTTCACGACCAATCATTGGCTCGCCGAACGGTCGTTGGCCGTTACCTGGTCGAGCCTCGTGGTGTTCTGGAGTGCCACCGCGATCGCTGCCGGGCAGCCGGCGCGCGAACGGGCTGTGGTGGGCGCGCTCGTGCTGACGGTGCTCATGGTGGCGGCGACGTCGCTGCTCCAGGCATACGGCGTGGATTCGACGTTTTTCAGCGCCAACCGCGCGCCCGGCGGGACACTCGGCAACCGGAACTTCGTGGCCCATCTCGCCGCGATCGCCGCGCCACTGCTGGTCGTGGCGGCGGTCGGGGCGCGGCGGCGGTTCTCCAGCGTGATGGCCACGCTCGCGCTGGCCCTCGTGTCCGGGGTGCTGGTATTGTCGCGTACGCGCGCGGCGTGGATCGCCTTGGCGGCGTGCGTGATCGTGCTCCTGCCCGGCGTGTGGCGCGCCCGCGCGCGGTGGCAGGTGACCGGCATGCGGCGCCGCCTGGCGCTGATCGCAATCGTTGTTGCGGGCAGTGTAACCGCCGCGGTGTTCCTGCCCAATTCGCTGTCGTGGCGGAGCAAGTCGCCCTATCTCGATTCCGTGAAGAACATGGCCGACTTCTCCCAGGGAAGTGGCCGGGGCCGCCTGGTGCAGTACACGAACACGCTCAAACTGGCGCTGCATCACCCCTTGCTGGGTGTGGGTCCGGGCAATTGGGCGGTGGAGTATCCGGCGATCGTGAAGCGCAGCGATCCGTCGCTCGACGACGAAACGGGGATGACTGCGAATCCGTGGCCGAGCAGCGACTGGATGGCGTTCATCTCGGAGCGCGGGATCCCGGCGGTGGCGCTGCTGGCGCTCGCCCTGCTAGGGTTGCTCGCCGACGCCGGCCGACAGATGTTCCGTGCACGCGACCTCGAAGGGTATCTCCGGGGGCTCGCGTTGGCCGGCGCCGTGATCGCTACCGGCATCGTGGGTATGTTCGATGCCGTGCTCTTGCTGCCCGCGCCGGCGCTGATCGCGTTCGCGGCATTCGGTGCGCTCCGCAGCCCGCCGGAACGGCGGTCCCTGGCCGTATCGGGCCGCATGCGCGCGGCGCTCCTGTCGTGCCTCGTGCTGGCGGGCGTCGCCGCGTCGGTCCGTAGCGCGGGCATGCTCGACGCGATGCGCCAGTATGAGCACGGCGCGCTGACGGCGGCCGCGCACGAGGATCCTGGCAGCTACCGGATCTGGATGCGGTTGGCCGAGGCGGCGCAGGCCCGCGGACGCTGCGACCTCGCGCGCAGCCACGCGACCGCGGCGCTGGCCCTGTTTCCGTACGCGCCGGCGCCGCGCCGGCTGCTCGCCGAATGCCGGCGCTCAGTGATGCGTTGA
- a CDS encoding ABC transporter ATP-binding protein, translated as MISLRNVEKSYPIAGGQSFVLRQITAEINAGEFVTIMGPSGAGKSTLLAILGMLDGAWSGEYYLFDHAVHKLDTRKRVALHKQYVGFVFQQYHLLDDLTVAENLDIPLSYRDIKKSERQAIVADTLDRFGMVAKKDLYPRQLSGGQQQLVAVARSVIHKPSILLADEPTGNLHSAQGAEIMELFARLNKGGTTIIQVTHSEVNAGYGNRIINLKDGWIV; from the coding sequence ATGATCTCCCTGCGTAACGTCGAGAAGAGCTATCCCATCGCCGGCGGGCAGTCGTTCGTGCTGCGCCAGATCACGGCCGAGATCAACGCCGGCGAGTTCGTGACCATCATGGGGCCGTCGGGCGCCGGGAAGTCCACCCTGCTCGCCATTCTCGGCATGCTCGACGGTGCGTGGAGCGGCGAGTACTACCTGTTCGACCACGCCGTGCACAAGCTGGACACCAGGAAGCGGGTGGCGCTGCACAAACAGTACGTGGGATTCGTGTTCCAGCAGTACCACCTGCTGGACGATCTCACGGTGGCCGAGAATCTCGACATTCCGCTGTCGTACCGCGACATCAAGAAGTCGGAGCGGCAGGCGATCGTGGCCGATACGCTCGACCGGTTCGGGATGGTGGCCAAGAAGGACCTCTATCCGCGACAGCTCTCGGGCGGCCAGCAGCAGCTCGTGGCGGTGGCGCGGTCGGTGATCCACAAGCCGTCCATCCTGCTCGCCGACGAGCCCACGGGCAATCTCCACTCGGCCCAGGGTGCCGAGATCATGGAACTGTTTGCCCGGCTCAACAAGGGCGGCACGACCATCATCCAGGTGACGCATTCAGAGGTGAACGCGGGGTACGGCAACCGGATCATCAATCTGAAGGACGGGTGGATCGTGTGA